Proteins co-encoded in one Mycobacterium mantenii genomic window:
- a CDS encoding aromatic ring-hydroxylating oxygenase subunit alpha produces the protein MQEPIYVPKERYHYREFFDLEKEHLWPHVWQMAAREEEFPNPGDFVEYEITGRSILLVRQTDGSIKAFHNACRHRATELAKGCGRLPAGQLVCPFHGWRWNLDGSNSFVFKESAFDPRCLNSDDLRLRECLVQTWAGHVWINMDLDAPPLMQALSPVTELLDGVGVGNMRVKWWKKVILNANWKIAQEAFFEGYHVPQTHPQLLMGGGEEAGEFAAGAIDYTAFKNGHSRFQGNEYGQQVQDGDQFIEYAQLLADGMDAMVLDNDVRVFEGLRNTIGNDGADFSTAAIAALYDYAAGAGISMAPLSEKMALWGGDIFIFPNYLMLPMYGNCLCYRSRPYNDDPEWCQFDVWSLTSFPAGHEPERAELLGVFDKEDTEQWGLIPRQDFSNIEAQQRGLRTMGFEHLRLSNKYEIAIANMHEELDRRLAARM, from the coding sequence ATGCAGGAACCGATCTATGTCCCCAAGGAGCGCTACCACTACAGGGAGTTCTTCGACCTCGAGAAGGAACACCTGTGGCCCCATGTGTGGCAGATGGCGGCGCGCGAGGAGGAATTTCCCAATCCCGGTGATTTCGTGGAGTACGAGATCACCGGTAGGTCGATCTTGTTGGTGCGCCAGACCGATGGCTCGATCAAGGCGTTTCATAATGCGTGCCGGCATCGGGCTACCGAGCTGGCCAAGGGATGCGGACGGCTGCCGGCCGGTCAGCTGGTGTGCCCGTTTCATGGGTGGCGCTGGAACCTGGACGGGTCAAACTCGTTTGTATTCAAGGAATCGGCGTTCGATCCGCGGTGTCTGAATTCCGATGATCTGCGTCTTCGCGAGTGCCTGGTGCAGACCTGGGCCGGTCACGTCTGGATCAACATGGACTTGGACGCCCCACCGTTGATGCAGGCCCTCTCGCCGGTCACTGAGTTGCTCGACGGCGTCGGCGTCGGCAACATGCGGGTGAAGTGGTGGAAGAAGGTCATCCTCAACGCCAACTGGAAAATAGCCCAAGAAGCCTTCTTCGAGGGCTACCATGTCCCGCAAACTCATCCCCAGCTTCTGATGGGTGGAGGCGAAGAAGCGGGCGAGTTCGCGGCCGGGGCCATTGATTACACGGCCTTCAAGAACGGTCACTCCCGTTTTCAAGGCAACGAATACGGCCAGCAAGTCCAAGACGGCGATCAGTTCATCGAATACGCTCAGCTGCTCGCCGATGGTATGGACGCCATGGTGCTGGACAACGACGTACGCGTTTTCGAGGGCCTGCGCAACACGATCGGGAACGACGGCGCCGACTTCAGCACGGCTGCTATCGCCGCCCTGTACGACTACGCCGCGGGCGCGGGGATTTCGATGGCGCCGCTCTCGGAGAAAATGGCACTTTGGGGTGGAGACATCTTTATATTCCCGAACTACCTCATGCTGCCGATGTATGGCAATTGCCTGTGCTATCGCAGCAGGCCCTACAACGATGACCCCGAGTGGTGCCAGTTCGATGTGTGGTCGTTGACCAGCTTTCCGGCCGGTCACGAGCCCGAGCGAGCCGAGCTGCTCGGCGTGTTCGACAAGGAAGACACCGAGCAGTGGGGGCTCATTCCCCGCCAGGACTTCTCCAACATCGAGGCCCAGCAGCGTGGCTTGCGCACCATGGGATTTGAACATCTTCGGTTGTCGAACAAATACGAGATTGCGATTGCCAACATGCATGAAGAACTGGACCGCCGCCTGGCGGCCCGCATGTAG
- a CDS encoding cytochrome P450, with translation MSTFRLADVPMARDRTSGFRYVSSAGAVVRAVDDGAWLLTSEEAVRFAQRHPEIFASAGATSAGSTIPMPLVPVASDRPDHTRYRKILDPMFSPRVINAMEDDLRAQIRDLVAAFADKGECDVVADVARLYPAQVFLTFFGLPLTDRDRLIDWVETILDNSTGVGTAAGNPAVAQAATALLTYIHGYIEKKRQEPSDDVLGRILALQGDEAWSTEELLGFVFVFTLAGLDTVAAAIGFTMRHLALHPDLRRRVIADPGLVGPVVEEMLRLEPPAPGVTRVTTEDVEVCGVKIPAGESVVLYLGTANRDPGRYTDPDTFDLDHSEVGHMTFGGGIHRCLGSHLARRELRLVVEEFHKQIPDYDIAPGFEPEVKWPSGTIRLASLPLTFPSGSP, from the coding sequence GTGTCGACATTTCGGCTGGCCGATGTGCCGATGGCAAGGGATCGGACGTCTGGGTTTCGCTACGTCAGTTCAGCCGGCGCAGTGGTGCGGGCGGTCGATGACGGCGCCTGGCTTTTGACCAGTGAGGAGGCGGTGCGGTTCGCCCAACGCCACCCGGAGATCTTTGCCTCGGCAGGGGCAACGTCGGCCGGTTCGACCATTCCGATGCCGCTGGTGCCGGTGGCGAGCGACCGGCCCGACCATACCCGGTATCGCAAGATCCTCGACCCGATGTTCTCCCCGCGGGTCATCAATGCCATGGAAGATGACCTGCGGGCGCAGATTAGAGACTTGGTCGCCGCGTTTGCCGACAAGGGCGAGTGTGACGTCGTCGCCGATGTGGCCCGGTTGTACCCGGCACAGGTGTTTTTGACTTTCTTCGGATTGCCGTTGACCGATCGCGACCGGCTCATCGACTGGGTCGAGACCATTTTGGACAACTCCACCGGGGTGGGCACCGCTGCGGGCAACCCGGCGGTCGCCCAAGCCGCCACGGCGTTGTTGACCTACATCCATGGCTACATCGAAAAAAAGCGGCAAGAACCTAGCGACGATGTGCTGGGCCGCATTCTGGCTCTGCAGGGCGACGAGGCCTGGTCGACCGAAGAGCTGCTCGGTTTTGTTTTCGTGTTCACCCTGGCCGGACTCGACACCGTGGCCGCAGCGATCGGATTCACCATGCGTCACCTGGCGCTGCATCCTGATTTGCGCCGCCGGGTCATCGCCGATCCCGGGCTGGTGGGCCCCGTCGTCGAAGAGATGCTGCGGCTGGAGCCCCCGGCCCCGGGGGTCACCCGGGTCACCACCGAAGACGTCGAAGTGTGCGGGGTGAAGATCCCCGCCGGCGAATCGGTGGTGCTGTATTTGGGCACAGCCAACCGTGACCCCGGCCGCTACACCGATCCCGACACCTTCGACCTGGACCACTCCGAGGTGGGGCACATGACCTTCGGCGGGGGCATCCACCGCTGTCTGGGCTCGCATCTGGCCCGCCGCGAGCTACGCCTGGTCGTCGAGGAATTCCACAAACAAATCCCCGACTACGACATAGCCCCGGGCTTCGAACCCGAAGTCAAATGGCCATCGGGCACCATCCGGCTTGCCTCGCTGCCACTCACATTCCCTTCAGGCAGTCCATGA
- a CDS encoding ferredoxin encodes MMRLHIDEGLCTGNGRCYALFPELFIDDDSGYGQTTGDGTVAANHKDDAHRAPLCCPEKAITIEDP; translated from the coding sequence ATGATGCGTCTGCACATCGACGAGGGCCTGTGCACCGGAAACGGCCGCTGCTATGCGCTATTCCCCGAATTGTTCATCGACGACGACAGCGGCTACGGCCAAACGACCGGTGACGGCACCGTCGCAGCAAACCACAAAGACGACGCACACCGAGCCCCCTTGTGTTGCCCCGAAAAAGCCATCACCATCGAGGACCCCTAG
- a CDS encoding FAD binding domain-containing protein, which produces MKAAAFAYHRPDSVDEAAALLDEYGDDAKVLAGGQSLVPMLAMRLTSFEHLIDISRIDELNSIDLCDDEIRIGAATPHAFVGMDDEVADSVPLLTLATPYIGHFQIRTRGTLGGAIAHADPAAEYAAVAVALDAEMEAVSTRGSRRIPATDFFTGLWETSLQPAEILTAVRFRTWGKRAGFAIEEFARRHGDFAIAGAAVAVKLDDDDRISRCGIGLLGLGSTPLRGSAAEDAVLGRAAGEINTEDVGELAMRALDGIPADLQGSASYRARVGATMVARALTRALSSASTEA; this is translated from the coding sequence ATGAAGGCGGCAGCGTTCGCGTATCACCGGCCCGACTCTGTCGACGAGGCCGCGGCCCTTCTCGATGAGTACGGAGACGACGCCAAGGTCCTGGCCGGCGGCCAAAGCCTGGTGCCGATGCTTGCGATGCGCCTGACGTCCTTCGAGCACCTCATCGACATCTCGCGCATCGACGAACTCAATAGCATCGACTTGTGCGACGACGAGATCCGGATCGGCGCGGCGACACCGCACGCGTTCGTCGGGATGGATGACGAGGTAGCCGACTCGGTGCCGCTGCTGACCCTGGCGACCCCATACATCGGCCACTTCCAGATTCGTACACGCGGAACGCTCGGCGGGGCGATCGCGCACGCCGACCCCGCCGCCGAGTACGCGGCGGTCGCTGTCGCACTCGACGCCGAAATGGAGGCGGTGTCCACCCGAGGTTCCCGACGGATTCCCGCCACCGACTTCTTCACCGGGCTATGGGAGACGTCGCTGCAACCCGCGGAAATCCTTACCGCTGTGCGTTTTCGGACGTGGGGCAAGCGGGCCGGCTTCGCAATCGAGGAGTTCGCCCGCCGCCACGGCGACTTCGCCATCGCGGGCGCAGCGGTCGCGGTGAAACTCGACGACGACGATCGCATTTCGCGCTGCGGCATCGGGCTGCTCGGGCTGGGATCCACCCCGCTGCGGGGCTCGGCGGCCGAGGACGCAGTGCTCGGCCGGGCAGCCGGCGAGATCAACACGGAAGATGTCGGCGAACTGGCGATGCGCGCACTCGATGGAATCCCCGCCGATCTGCAGGGATCGGCGTCCTACCGCGCCCGGGTGGGCGCCACCATGGTGGCACGCGCATTGACCCGAGCACTTTCCTCCGCAAGCACCGAGGCCTAG
- a CDS encoding ABC transporter permease, protein MTYQSGAKPSTYFTTRLATATTRPLRETFRATGQWIVFITQTFWLLPLTVVKYRRQTLEQMNSLAWGRGSIIVDGGVVSVLLLLGVAVGGSLAVEAFAVLNIIGFGALSGIVAGIGSVREIGPLVGGIAFTAQTGCRMTAEIGAMRISEEIDAVEAMALRPIPFVVGTRLMGALLCLVPGYTVTLVTNFFVMDTVIRVFHNQPGGTYKHYFVEFLTPRDLAYSVIKVAVFCAAVTLIHCYYGYFASGGPVGVGQASGRAVRASLVTIMVLDLTMTVALWGLQPVFVFKG, encoded by the coding sequence GTGACCTACCAGAGCGGCGCAAAGCCCAGCACGTATTTCACCACCCGATTGGCGACCGCGACAACGCGGCCACTCCGTGAGACATTTCGAGCGACCGGGCAGTGGATAGTATTCATCACGCAGACGTTCTGGCTGTTGCCGCTGACTGTCGTCAAGTACCGGCGGCAAACATTGGAGCAAATGAACAGCCTCGCGTGGGGACGAGGTTCGATCATCGTGGACGGCGGCGTGGTCAGCGTATTGCTCCTCCTCGGTGTCGCGGTGGGTGGCTCGTTGGCTGTTGAGGCATTCGCGGTGTTAAACATTATCGGGTTCGGCGCCTTATCGGGGATTGTCGCCGGCATCGGAAGCGTTCGTGAGATCGGGCCGCTTGTGGGGGGTATCGCGTTCACTGCACAAACAGGATGCCGGATGACAGCCGAGATTGGCGCCATGCGCATCTCCGAAGAGATCGACGCCGTCGAGGCGATGGCCCTGCGGCCCATACCGTTCGTTGTCGGTACTCGGCTGATGGGCGCTCTGTTGTGTTTGGTCCCGGGATACACCGTGACGCTGGTGACCAATTTCTTTGTCATGGACACAGTTATCCGGGTATTTCACAACCAACCAGGCGGTACATATAAACATTACTTCGTCGAATTTCTGACACCACGAGATCTTGCGTACTCTGTGATCAAAGTGGCTGTCTTCTGCGCGGCGGTGACGCTAATCCATTGCTATTACGGATATTTTGCATCGGGTGGTCCGGTCGGTGTCGGTCAGGCATCGGGACGTGCCGTGCGGGCAAGTCTGGTGACGATCATGGTCCTCGACCTCACAATGACCGTGGCACTGTGGGGCCTCCAGCCAGTGTTTGTGTTCAAGGGCTAG
- a CDS encoding xanthine dehydrogenase family protein molybdopterin-binding subunit, translating into MTDTVTPRYSGSRVPRVEDLRLLTGRGTFVDDVQRPGMLHACFVRSPFARARINGVDASAALALPGVHSVFTAADLNSDIGEAWHAVVGRDVPDTPRPPLAEGEAKFVGDPVALVVADNRYIAEDAIELVEVDYEPLPALADFTKAVGAEVVVHEAYPDNVAGGMGGAPPDEETFASAAHVASANVYQQIYAPVPIETRGLVVEWEAASDELTVWASTQIPHELRAFAARLLAIPAQRVRVIMRDTGGGFGQKVVPLREDMCILLAARKVPAALKWIEDRRENLMSAGQARHVDGTVRMAFDDGGNILAADIDYLQDVGAYPTPYPVLTAAAIGMFFPGPYRVPKASFNFKTVFSNTAGLAAYRGPWQYETLAREILLDVAAREMGLDPVELRRRNLLRGDEMPYFNPNGMPYDHVAPSDTFEQAVKILDHEGFRKEQRDALAQGRYIGLGFSTYIEPTAGATGNLAAEGATIRIESTGKINVYVNGGSTGNSIETTVIQLTADALGADIEDVGTIQGDTAVTPYGAGAQGSRSGPMTAGAVNEAATILRRQIIAMAAHRLGVEESELELSGSKAIVREDSSKSITFADLAYLAYYEPQQLPPGMSATLEATARYTSVAPFTWANATHTCTCEVDVKTGQVKLTRYIVSEDVGPMINPNVVEGQIAGGTVQGIGGALLENMVYDDDGNPLSSTFVDYLLPTATEVPAIEFGHIEIPGPGVGGYKGVGEGGAIGSTPAVINAINDALAPLGVTLTRLPASPAAIVDLIEEASK; encoded by the coding sequence ATGACAGACACGGTCACCCCACGATATTCGGGTAGTCGAGTCCCACGGGTGGAGGATTTGCGGCTGCTCACGGGTCGCGGCACCTTTGTCGACGACGTCCAGCGGCCCGGCATGCTGCACGCCTGTTTCGTGCGTAGCCCGTTCGCCAGGGCTCGGATCAATGGCGTCGACGCCTCGGCAGCCTTGGCGCTTCCCGGGGTGCACAGCGTCTTCACTGCTGCTGATCTGAATTCCGACATTGGTGAGGCATGGCACGCCGTCGTCGGCAGGGATGTTCCGGACACGCCGCGCCCTCCGCTGGCCGAAGGTGAAGCGAAGTTCGTCGGGGACCCGGTCGCATTGGTGGTCGCCGACAACCGGTACATCGCCGAAGACGCGATCGAACTGGTCGAGGTCGACTATGAGCCGCTGCCGGCTCTCGCTGATTTCACCAAAGCTGTGGGGGCTGAGGTGGTGGTCCATGAGGCCTACCCGGACAACGTCGCGGGCGGAATGGGCGGTGCCCCGCCGGACGAGGAGACCTTCGCCTCGGCCGCGCACGTCGCCTCGGCGAATGTTTACCAGCAGATTTATGCGCCGGTGCCGATCGAAACGCGGGGACTGGTGGTCGAGTGGGAGGCCGCGTCAGATGAGCTGACCGTTTGGGCGTCGACGCAGATCCCACACGAATTGCGGGCCTTCGCCGCGCGTTTGCTGGCGATTCCGGCGCAACGGGTGCGGGTCATCATGCGTGACACCGGCGGCGGTTTCGGGCAAAAGGTCGTTCCGCTGCGTGAAGACATGTGCATCTTGTTGGCCGCGCGGAAGGTGCCGGCGGCGCTGAAGTGGATCGAGGATCGTCGCGAGAATCTGATGTCGGCCGGGCAGGCCCGCCACGTCGACGGCACCGTGCGGATGGCCTTTGACGACGGCGGCAACATCTTGGCCGCCGATATCGACTACCTCCAGGACGTCGGCGCGTATCCGACGCCCTACCCGGTGCTGACGGCGGCCGCGATCGGCATGTTCTTCCCGGGCCCGTACCGGGTGCCCAAGGCCAGCTTCAACTTCAAGACGGTCTTCTCCAACACCGCCGGTCTGGCCGCGTACCGGGGGCCGTGGCAGTACGAAACGCTCGCCCGCGAGATCCTTCTGGACGTGGCGGCACGCGAGATGGGCTTGGATCCCGTCGAGCTGCGGCGTCGCAACCTGTTGCGCGGCGACGAGATGCCGTACTTCAACCCCAATGGCATGCCCTACGACCATGTCGCCCCGAGCGACACGTTCGAGCAGGCGGTGAAGATTCTGGACCACGAGGGGTTCCGCAAAGAGCAGCGCGATGCCTTGGCGCAGGGTCGCTATATCGGCCTCGGTTTTTCGACCTACATCGAGCCGACCGCGGGCGCGACCGGCAACCTGGCAGCCGAAGGTGCGACGATTCGGATCGAGTCAACTGGGAAGATCAACGTTTACGTCAACGGTGGCTCGACCGGTAACAGCATCGAGACCACAGTCATCCAGCTGACCGCGGATGCGCTGGGCGCCGACATCGAAGATGTGGGAACCATACAGGGCGATACCGCAGTAACGCCGTATGGCGCCGGGGCCCAGGGCAGCCGCAGCGGTCCGATGACCGCCGGTGCGGTCAACGAGGCGGCCACCATTCTGCGAAGGCAGATCATCGCGATGGCGGCCCACCGATTAGGCGTCGAGGAATCCGAGCTGGAGCTGAGCGGCTCGAAAGCCATTGTGCGCGAGGACTCGTCGAAGAGCATTACTTTCGCCGATCTGGCCTATCTGGCCTACTACGAGCCGCAGCAGTTGCCGCCAGGTATGTCCGCGACCTTGGAAGCGACTGCCCGCTACACATCCGTGGCGCCGTTCACCTGGGCCAACGCTACGCACACCTGCACCTGCGAAGTCGATGTCAAGACTGGCCAAGTAAAGCTGACGCGCTACATCGTCAGTGAGGATGTGGGCCCGATGATCAACCCCAACGTCGTCGAAGGCCAAATCGCCGGGGGCACGGTGCAGGGCATCGGCGGTGCTCTGCTCGAAAACATGGTTTACGACGATGACGGCAATCCGCTGTCGTCGACGTTCGTCGACTATCTGCTGCCGACTGCAACCGAGGTGCCGGCAATCGAATTCGGGCACATCGAAATCCCTGGCCCTGGGGTCGGCGGCTACAAAGGCGTGGGTGAGGGCGGGGCCATCGGCTCGACTCCGGCGGTGATCAACGCGATCAACGACGCGCTGGCACCGCTGGGCGTAACACTCACCCGACTGCCCGCCAGCCCTGCCGCCATCGTCGACCTGATCGAGGAAGCCTCGAAGTAA
- a CDS encoding (2Fe-2S)-binding protein: MHELPVEITVNGRVTEAVVEPRLTLADYLREHCGLTGTHLGCEHGACGACTVLLNGQAIRSCLMFAVQAAGMEVITVEGIASPEGELSPVQAAMRECHGLQCGFCTPGFVVSITALLNDNPHPTDAEVREGLSGNFCRCTGYQGIVNAVHRAAETI; the protein is encoded by the coding sequence ATGCATGAATTACCCGTCGAAATCACCGTCAATGGCCGCGTCACCGAGGCGGTCGTGGAGCCTCGGCTGACCCTGGCGGACTATCTGCGAGAACATTGCGGACTCACCGGCACCCACCTGGGCTGCGAACACGGAGCGTGTGGCGCATGCACCGTGCTGCTCAACGGACAGGCCATCCGCTCCTGTCTGATGTTCGCGGTACAGGCAGCGGGCATGGAAGTGATCACGGTTGAAGGAATCGCCAGCCCGGAGGGCGAGCTCTCGCCCGTCCAGGCGGCGATGCGGGAATGCCACGGACTGCAATGCGGTTTCTGCACACCCGGTTTCGTCGTATCGATCACTGCTCTACTGAACGACAATCCCCATCCCACCGACGCAGAAGTGCGCGAAGGCCTTTCCGGCAACTTCTGCCGATGCACGGGGTATCAGGGCATCGTCAACGCCGTGCACCGCGCCGCTGAAACCATATGA
- a CDS encoding SRPBCC family protein, producing MELVNEFRVPVSIDQAWDVLTDVQRVVPCIPGAQLLSVDGDEFTGAVKVKVGPITVSYQGNASFQQKDASNRRAVISANGKETRGSGNASAVMTAQLKDEGDHTTCVLTTDLTISGKAAQFGRGVLADVSGNLIAQFAQRLEADVAGADHTPFTGSDTPPTTLAADRGSDEGPAVDMLKVVALPLAKRAAPVVVGLAAGVALGFLLGRRKARPHPAALRADDLAAALSRLVS from the coding sequence ATGGAGCTAGTCAATGAGTTTCGGGTGCCCGTGTCGATCGACCAGGCCTGGGATGTACTCACCGACGTGCAGCGCGTCGTACCGTGTATCCCGGGCGCGCAGCTGCTCTCGGTTGACGGCGACGAGTTCACTGGCGCAGTCAAGGTCAAGGTCGGCCCGATCACGGTGTCTTACCAAGGCAACGCCTCGTTTCAGCAGAAGGACGCGTCGAATCGCCGCGCGGTGATCAGCGCCAACGGCAAAGAGACGCGCGGCAGCGGCAACGCCTCGGCGGTGATGACAGCACAGCTCAAAGACGAGGGCGACCACACCACTTGTGTGCTGACGACCGACCTGACCATCTCGGGCAAGGCCGCACAGTTCGGCCGCGGGGTACTCGCCGATGTGTCGGGCAACCTGATCGCACAATTCGCCCAGCGCCTGGAGGCCGACGTGGCCGGCGCAGACCACACACCTTTCACTGGAAGCGATACGCCCCCAACCACACTCGCCGCGGACCGCGGATCCGATGAGGGCCCTGCGGTGGACATGCTAAAAGTGGTCGCGCTGCCCCTGGCCAAGCGCGCCGCTCCCGTCGTGGTAGGGCTCGCTGCCGGGGTCGCTCTGGGATTCCTGCTGGGGCGCCGTAAGGCCCGGCCACATCCGGCCGCCCTGCGCGCCGACGATCTTGCGGCAGCCCTGTCGCGGCTCGTGTCATGA
- a CDS encoding FAD-binding protein, with translation MNIFGCRTNTRLRLPTCMKNWTAAWRPACRADASTVESRAGDEIDCPVESRSPTTSEEVTAIANWDHATDFLVVGSGAGLAGAVAAKLAGLDVLVIEKSEYVGGSTGMSGGVMWLPNNPLMQRDGVPDSTDEALRYFSDVVGDAGPASSDARRRAYVTEGINMVRMLEQQGMRFVRCEGYSDYYAEVQGISAGSVRGRAIECAPTDTRRIGPLAKQLRPAIAAPMVLRTGEAAKISLVPGRRALMFAARVAARTIRGRLRNQRLTTNGAALIAQLLEVLQRHQVPIWTETAFVDLIKADGRTVGATVRQQGRELHILARRGVLLSAGGFAHNGAMRHKYGQDPSDGSWTIANPGDTGEVLETVIGHGAAADLMDDSWWLPTILGPDNKRDGIIAERSRPGSIIVDASGQRYFNEAVSYMEAGRQMYKRERETGGAVPSWLVLDARHRSRYLLGTIPPRWTPKKWLDGGYVKRSNTLAGLADQCGINPAVLKATVERFNRFAVAGVDTDFRRGEGAHERYQGDPRHKPNPCLGPLDKPPFYGVQLYPGDVGTSGGLLCNENSEVLNVNGDVMPGLYAAGNITASVMGRAYPGAGASIGASAVFSFIAARHATGQPGPAVGLPDAQSTTG, from the coding sequence TTGAACATCTTCGGTTGTCGAACAAATACGAGATTGCGATTGCCAACATGCATGAAGAACTGGACCGCCGCCTGGCGGCCCGCATGTAGAGCCGACGCTTCAACTGTGGAGTCACGCGCTGGCGACGAAATCGACTGCCCTGTCGAATCGAGATCACCGACCACTAGCGAGGAGGTCACCGCAATAGCCAACTGGGACCATGCAACAGACTTCTTGGTTGTCGGCAGCGGCGCAGGGCTCGCCGGCGCGGTTGCTGCCAAGTTAGCCGGCCTCGACGTGCTCGTGATCGAGAAAAGCGAGTATGTAGGGGGGTCGACCGGAATGTCCGGTGGCGTGATGTGGTTGCCGAATAACCCCCTGATGCAGCGCGATGGCGTGCCGGACTCGACCGATGAGGCGTTGCGCTACTTCTCTGACGTGGTGGGCGACGCCGGTCCGGCCTCGTCGGATGCGCGTAGGCGGGCATACGTCACCGAGGGCATCAACATGGTCCGGATGCTCGAGCAGCAGGGCATGCGTTTTGTGCGCTGCGAGGGCTATTCCGACTACTACGCCGAGGTCCAGGGGATTTCCGCTGGCTCGGTTCGAGGACGTGCGATCGAGTGTGCGCCGACTGATACCCGACGGATCGGGCCACTGGCCAAACAATTACGTCCAGCCATCGCCGCCCCGATGGTGCTTCGTACCGGTGAAGCCGCGAAAATTTCGTTGGTCCCCGGTCGCCGTGCGCTGATGTTCGCGGCAAGAGTCGCGGCGCGCACGATTCGGGGCCGACTTCGCAACCAGCGGCTGACCACCAATGGGGCTGCCCTGATCGCGCAGCTGCTAGAAGTCCTGCAGCGCCATCAGGTACCGATCTGGACCGAGACCGCGTTCGTCGACCTGATCAAGGCGGACGGGCGCACTGTGGGGGCGACGGTGCGCCAGCAAGGACGTGAGCTTCACATCTTGGCCAGGCGAGGCGTGCTGCTTTCCGCCGGTGGTTTCGCGCACAACGGCGCGATGCGACACAAATATGGGCAAGACCCTAGCGACGGCAGCTGGACGATCGCCAATCCCGGCGACACCGGTGAAGTTTTGGAAACCGTCATCGGGCACGGCGCCGCAGCCGACCTGATGGACGACTCCTGGTGGCTCCCCACGATTCTCGGTCCGGACAACAAGAGGGACGGGATCATCGCGGAACGCTCACGACCCGGTTCGATCATCGTCGACGCATCCGGACAGCGGTACTTCAACGAGGCCGTCTCCTACATGGAGGCGGGCCGGCAAATGTATAAACGCGAGCGTGAGACCGGGGGAGCAGTGCCGTCCTGGCTCGTCTTGGACGCCCGACACCGCTCCCGCTACCTGTTGGGCACCATCCCACCACGATGGACGCCGAAGAAATGGCTCGATGGCGGTTACGTCAAGCGCAGCAATACGTTGGCCGGACTCGCAGATCAATGCGGGATAAACCCGGCGGTGCTCAAGGCAACCGTCGAACGATTCAATCGCTTCGCCGTTGCCGGCGTGGACACCGACTTCCGCCGTGGCGAAGGTGCCCACGAGCGCTACCAAGGAGACCCACGGCACAAACCCAACCCGTGCCTCGGCCCACTGGACAAGCCGCCCTTCTACGGGGTCCAGCTCTATCCCGGCGACGTCGGAACGTCCGGGGGACTGCTGTGCAACGAGAACTCGGAAGTGCTCAACGTCAACGGTGACGTAATGCCCGGTCTTTACGCCGCCGGTAACATCACCGCCTCGGTCATGGGCCGCGCATATCCGGGCGCGGGCGCAAGCATCGGAGCATCGGCTGTCTTCTCGTTCATCGCAGCACGACACGCGACGGGCCAACCCGGCCCCGCGGTCGGTCTACCAGACGCTCAATCGACCACCGGTTAG
- a CDS encoding ABC transporter permease, producing the protein MTARVDSRRPQQVSSAHPGVAGRSRPDPYLLRIHRAAQRIVNIPGRSAATTGRGMQLFASVLRYVVTDSISMRLPVGDVLVEAWTLLKVTATPGLLMAIPFGALSTVVTSGLVNQLGASSLLGAAAGIGVVRQGAPITAGLLMGGAAASAIASDFGARAIREELDAMRVLGVDPVRRLVVPRFLALLLIAPILCMFIVVAGAAAAFSMAVGATGVAPGSFWMSFGTFAKVVDVWFAIAKTIVFGVIVAIVSSLRGMEAKGGPRGVADAVNSSVVLNVVCIVFANLAITQLQTMFFPMEIA; encoded by the coding sequence ATGACTGCTCGCGTCGACAGTCGTCGGCCGCAGCAGGTGTCGAGTGCACACCCCGGCGTGGCGGGGCGGTCGCGTCCCGACCCTTACTTGCTTCGCATACACCGAGCTGCCCAGCGGATAGTCAACATCCCGGGTCGCAGCGCGGCCACGACGGGTCGCGGTATGCAACTGTTTGCGTCCGTGTTGCGCTACGTGGTCACCGACTCCATTTCTATGCGGCTCCCGGTAGGCGACGTCCTTGTGGAGGCGTGGACGTTGCTGAAAGTGACGGCAACACCCGGGCTGCTGATGGCCATTCCGTTCGGCGCACTGTCCACCGTCGTGACTTCGGGACTGGTCAACCAATTGGGGGCAAGCTCACTGCTTGGTGCGGCGGCTGGGATCGGTGTTGTTCGGCAGGGAGCGCCGATCACGGCGGGACTGTTGATGGGCGGCGCGGCGGCCTCGGCCATCGCCTCGGACTTCGGGGCGCGGGCAATCCGTGAGGAACTCGACGCAATGCGGGTATTGGGTGTGGACCCGGTTCGCCGCCTAGTGGTACCGCGATTTCTGGCGTTGCTATTGATAGCTCCCATTCTGTGTATGTTCATCGTGGTGGCCGGTGCTGCAGCCGCATTCTCAATGGCAGTGGGGGCCACCGGTGTGGCGCCGGGAAGTTTCTGGATGTCGTTTGGGACATTCGCGAAGGTCGTGGACGTATGGTTTGCGATCGCCAAGACCATCGTCTTCGGGGTGATCGTGGCAATAGTCTCATCGCTGCGCGGAATGGAGGCAAAGGGTGGGCCGCGCGGTGTCGCCGACGCGGTGAATTCATCGGTCGTTCTCAATGTCGTTTGCATCGTGTTTGCGAACCTTGCGATCACGCAATTACAAACGATGTTTTTTCCGATGGAGATCGCCTAG